Proteins from a genomic interval of Nasonia vitripennis strain AsymCx chromosome 3, Nvit_psr_1.1, whole genome shotgun sequence:
- the LOC100122989 gene encoding cyclin-K-like: MPNWYYDKEAFKKTPSIQDGIDYATEYKYRKEGARFIVELGSVLELGYNTWATGVVFFHRFYMFQSFKDFPHYVTACCCLFLAGKVEETPKKCRDIIKVAQTILSEENFKTFGEDPKEEVMTMEKILLQTIKFDFKVHHPYSFLTKYAKTLKGDKNKLQKMVQMAWTFINDSLCTTLSIQWEPEIIAISLMYLAAKLSKFQVVTWKDKEPYQTRWWEMFVEDLNMNVVEDICHQVLDLYSLEEKRRKPTKRGPLKESLKSLSCKKPDRQKPAVPSTQISLVPLKKLVSSAQNSDNLSMIPAVKKEIANADSRTMAIKTEPIFIKNEPVIIKTEPTYEESESSTTESKIKTQPFAFVNAPLYIKTESLTTNTSPASIEVPFYKPLMTIPASGTPISTPSPVISAGNLQPYSPSFPLPDCSMPPPTYNLPTAASVSAKAQNNGNYINPWKTDVLTSDGITESNKFRETVTYPDIYNNNCQKDKFQNFMRDHFRNSDNDSQKRSNWDNEDWDNPNGNCKNESSNFDDNFRDKCGSQQIIGQSLAPICDVQAHL, translated from the exons ATGCCTAACTGGTATTACGATAAAGAAGCTTTTAAAAAGACACCATCGATTCAAGATGGTATTGACTATGCTACTGAGTATAAGTACAGAAAAGAAGGTGCAAGATTTATTGTAGAGCTAGGCTCGGTACTGGAACTTGGCTACAATACATGGGCAACAGGAGTTGTCTTTTTTCATCGGTTTTATATGTTTCAATCTTTCAAGGATTTTCCTCATTAT GTGACAGCTTGCTGTTGCTTGTTTTTGGCTGGGAAAGTAGAAGAGACGCCTAAGAAATGCAGAGATATCATTAAAGTAGCTCAAACAATTTTAAGtgaagaaaatttcaaaacctTTGGAGAAGATCCAAAAGAGGAAGTTATGACAATGGAAAAAATTCTGCTGCAAActataaaatttgattttaaagtACACCATCCGTACTCGTTCTTAACAAAATATGCAAAGACATTGAAAG GTGATAAAAATAAGCTTCAAAAAATGGTACAAATGGCTTGGACATTTATTAATGACAG TTTATGTACAACTTTGTCTATTCAGTGGGAACCTGAAATCATTGCCATTTCACTGATGTACTTGGCAGCAAAGTTAAGCAAATTCCAAGTGGTCACTTGGAAAGACAAGGAACCTTATCAAACAAGGTGGTGGGAAATGTTTGTAGAAGATCTCAACATGAATGTTGTAGAGG ATATTTGTCATCAAGTTCTGGATCTATATTCacttgaagaaaaaagaaggaaaccTACAAAGCGTGGCCCACTAAAAGAATCACTGAAATCTTTGAGCTGTAAAAAACCTGATCGGCAAAAGCCGGCTGTTCCCTCTACTCAAATTT CTCTGGTCCCTCTTAAAAAACTAGTATCTTCTGCACAAAATAGTGATAATCTTT CCATGATTCCTGCAGTTAAAAAAGAGATTGCTAATGCTGATTCGCGCACTATGGCCATAAAGACTGAAccaatttttatcaaaaacgaACCTGTGATAATCAAAACGGAACCGACTTATGAAGAAAGTGAATCGTCCACTACTGAATCCAAGATTAAAACGCAACCATTTGCTTTTGTGAATGCACCACTCTACATCAAAACCGAATCATTAACAACAAATACATCCCCTGCCAGTATTGAAGTACCATTCTATAAACCTCTAATGACGATACCAGCATCCGGTACACCGATCTCAACACCGTCACCGGTTATATCTGCGGGAAACTTACAACCGTACTCTCCATCATTTCCACTACCAGACTGTTCCATGCCTCCACCGACTTACAATCTGCCTACTGCTGCCAGCGTATCAGCCAAAGCTCaaaataatggcaattatatTAATCCATGGAAAACGGACGTACTAACGAGCGATGGAATTactgaaagcaataaatttcGAGAAACTGTCACGTATCCggatatttacaataataattgtCAAAAGgacaaatttcaaaattttatgagAGATCATTTTAGAAATTCTGATAATGATTCTCAAAAGCGTTCGAACTGGGACAATGAGGACTGGGATAACCCGAATGGGAATTGTAAAAACGAGTCATCAAACTTTGATGATAATTTTCGGGATAAATG CGGAAGCCAGCAAATAATCGGTCAGTCATTAGCTCCGATCTGTGATGTTCAGGCACATCTATAA
- the Or10 gene encoding odorant receptor 10 has product MSKQNLISNLIELKSIRNAQDFEYAVQITRWLLQPLGIWPMKSSTFFSSILRSLSIATCTFLLGFLLVPCCLHMFLIEKDLGVRLKMIGPLSFCLMNIFKYYAVLIKDGQISSCIVDMAGDWHRLEGSEQRGYMLENAKTARVFTTICALFMYGGGLPYSTILPLTRDAIIVGNDSYRHLAYPSYFIFFNPHIRPIYDLVFFAHCLCGFVMYSVTCGVCSIAILCIMHICSQCSITSATLRSLTSDVDEKTFGKIVTQHLRSLKFASKLEKILNDMCLVELIGCTFNICMLGYYFITEFEQSETVGTITYSLLLISLTFNIFIFCYIGDLLTEQCENIGEVAYMINWYQFSGKDARNIILIVASTQRPVVLTAGKMVTLSIRSFCNVIKASVTYLNMLRTLTASES; this is encoded by the exons ATGTCTAAGCAGAATTTAATATCAAATTTAATAGAGTTAAAGAGCATAAGAAATGCCCAAGACTTCGAGTACGCGGTACAAATAACACGATGGCTACTTCAACCATTAGGCATCTGGCCCATGAAAAGTTCGACTTTCTTTTCATCTATCCTGCGTTCGCTTTCGATCGCTACTTGCACTTTTCTTCTTGGTTTTCTTTTGGTGCCTTGTTGTCTTCACATGTTTCTCATTGAAAAGGATCTTGGG GTAAGATTGAAGATGATCGGTCCACTTAGCTTCTGCTTGATGAACATCTTCAAGTACTACGCTGTCCTGATAAAGGATGGTCAGATTAGCTCGTGCATCGTGGACATGGCAGGTGACTGGCACAGGCTTGAAGGATCAGAGCAACGAGGTTACATGTTGGAGAATGCCAAGACCGCAAGGGTCTTTACGACGATCTGCGCATTATTCATGTACGGTGGTGGCCTACCATACAGCACGATTTTGCCTCTTACCAGAGATGCAATCATTGTGGGCAATGATAGTTACCGGCACTTGGCTTATCCGAGTTACTTTATCTTCTTTAACCCACAT ATTCGACCAATATACGACCTGGTATTCTTCGCACATTGTCTCTGCGGTTTCGTCATGTACTCCGTAACCTGTGGTGTCTGCAGCATTGCCATCCTCTGTATCATGCACATTTGCAGTCAGTGCAGCATTACCTCCGCCACTTTGCGTAGTCTCACTAGTGACGTCGATGAGAAGACATTCGGGAAGATCGTCACTCAGCATCTACGATCTTTAAA GTTTGCATCAAAATTGGAAAAGATCCTGAACGATATGTGCTTGGTTGAACTGATTGGATGTACTTTTAACATTTGCATGCTAGGGTACTACTTCATTACG GAATTCGAGCAAAGTGAAACAGTAGGGACCATAACGTATTCTTTACTGCTCATATCCTTgacatttaacattttcatctTCTGCTATATAGGAGACCTGTTGACTGAACAG tgCGAGAACATAGGAGAAGTGGCTTACATGATAAACTGGTATCAGTTCTCAGGAAAAGACGCTCGTAATATAATCCTAATAGTTGCGTCGACACAGAGACCGGTTGTCCTCACTGCCGGAAAAATGGTTACTCTCTCAATCAGAAGCTTTTGTAAT GTGATAAAGGCGTCAGTGACATACCTCAACATGCTGCGAACTCTCACCGCCAGCGAAAGCTAG